In the genome of Coraliomargarita algicola, one region contains:
- a CDS encoding MotA/TolQ/ExbB proton channel family protein, translated as MLEKIIDIWFSGGWVMIPLALLAVLIYSNGIQLLLFLRKGNIQLGHESEWMTWIYNPAQAEGRAGEIIRYTQENVTAAKHVRNRFEEVRQTMLHNIERRLIFLNTLVAAAPLMGLLGTVIGMLGTFAAISSGGGAETAGMVAAGISEALITTQTGLFIALPGIFLTLIIRRRKHAVEAALARIESLSLTKLQLD; from the coding sequence ATGCTAGAAAAAATCATAGACATTTGGTTCAGCGGCGGATGGGTCATGATCCCACTCGCACTACTCGCCGTCTTGATTTATTCAAACGGCATCCAGCTCCTACTTTTCTTGAGGAAAGGTAACATTCAGCTCGGCCATGAAAGCGAATGGATGACTTGGATCTATAATCCTGCACAAGCCGAAGGCCGTGCAGGTGAGATCATACGCTATACTCAAGAAAACGTAACCGCCGCCAAACATGTGCGTAATCGCTTCGAAGAAGTGCGCCAAACCATGCTGCACAATATCGAGCGCCGTCTCATCTTTTTGAATACACTCGTCGCCGCGGCCCCACTCATGGGGCTGCTCGGCACCGTGATCGGCATGCTCGGCACCTTTGCCGCTATCTCCAGCGGAGGCGGCGCAGAAACCGCAGGTATGGTCGCGGCCGGCATCTCCGAAGCACTCATCACCACTCAAACAGGGCTCTTCATCGCACTACCGGGCATCTTCCTAACCTTAATCATTCGTCGCCGTAAGCACGCCGTCGAAGCCGCCCTCGCCCGCATCGAATCACTCAGCCTCACCAAGCTACAACTTGATTAG
- a CDS encoding PEP-CTERM sorting domain-containing protein (PEP-CTERM proteins occur, often in large numbers, in the proteomes of bacteria that also encode an exosortase, a predicted intramembrane cysteine proteinase. The presence of a PEP-CTERM domain at a protein's C-terminus predicts cleavage within the sorting domain, followed by covalent anchoring to some some component of the (usually Gram-negative) cell surface. Many PEP-CTERM proteins exhibit an unusual sequence composition that includes large numbers of potential glycosylation sites. Expression of one such protein has been shown restore the ability of a bacterium to form floc, a type of biofilm.): MKKTILTLAALAGIASFAQAQLQFVAAWDFTSPSGFTSLDVNDDFAAETELAADYAGSGLFQWANVTEDTSGFYSAHWNDVNSADIFADNSGLTQLGDGTGFRVVANPDTNAILTFTGLDFSGLSGANLDFAAGVQNFDGLTTLNFGGDLSGSIDLSGTGTAYNVDLSALEGNSNATFTIQFSNFSGNENVVLDNFQFTGTAVPEPSAFAAIFGAIAMGVAATRRRARK; the protein is encoded by the coding sequence ATGAAAAAAACAATACTAACATTAGCTGCGCTTGCAGGAATTGCTTCCTTCGCGCAGGCACAGCTGCAATTCGTAGCTGCTTGGGATTTTACGTCCCCCAGTGGATTCACATCGCTTGACGTCAATGATGACTTCGCAGCCGAAACAGAATTAGCCGCCGATTACGCGGGTTCCGGTTTATTTCAGTGGGCCAATGTCACTGAAGATACTTCGGGGTTCTACAGTGCCCATTGGAATGATGTGAATTCCGCCGATATATTTGCTGACAATTCCGGTCTTACCCAGCTCGGTGATGGAACTGGCTTCCGTGTTGTGGCAAATCCAGACACGAACGCGATTCTTACCTTCACTGGTTTAGATTTCTCTGGCTTGTCAGGTGCGAATCTTGATTTCGCAGCTGGGGTGCAGAACTTCGATGGATTGACTACACTTAACTTCGGTGGCGATCTCTCCGGGTCGATTGACTTGAGTGGCACAGGAACGGCCTACAATGTCGACTTGTCGGCGTTGGAAGGTAATTCCAACGCAACCTTCACCATTCAGTTCTCGAACTTTAGCGGTAATGAAAATGTTGTTTTGGATAACTTCCAATTCACTGGAACTGCAGTTCCTGAGCCTTCGGCCTTTGCTGCCATTTTTGGCGCTATCGCGATGGGGGTGGCTGCTACCCGTCGTCGGGCACGTAAGTAG
- a CDS encoding biopolymer transporter ExbD: MRRNLASDDRDDVEINLSPMIDMVFILLIFFIVTTVFVEETGVEVNKPEAAAAVQLEKNSILIAVTSDNKVIYGGRDIGISGVSPIVKRLTLQEDIPVIIQADEGASHGVFARVYGEAKLAGAKSINFSTKR, encoded by the coding sequence ATGCGCAGAAACTTAGCATCCGACGACCGCGACGACGTAGAGATCAATCTCTCGCCGATGATCGACATGGTCTTCATCCTACTGATCTTCTTTATCGTCACAACCGTGTTCGTGGAAGAAACTGGCGTCGAGGTCAACAAACCCGAAGCCGCCGCTGCCGTGCAACTGGAAAAAAACAGCATCCTGATCGCAGTGACCTCTGATAACAAAGTGATCTACGGCGGTCGCGACATCGGCATCAGTGGCGTCTCCCCCATCGTCAAGCGACTCACACTCCAGGAAGACATTCCCGTCATCATTCAAGCCGACGAAGGAGCCAGCCACGGCGTCTTCGCTCGAGTCTATGGCGAAGCCAAACTAGCCGGAGCCAAATCTATTAACTTTTCCACCAAGCGCTAA
- a CDS encoding tetratricopeptide repeat protein has product MNKITALLFSAGITASSLTAQSTPNHQLWSDPSFQKEFLGSYGFLAGAEPQISDEEKEALRNLIDLIKASPKAAIQALEPQITQSSSAAFDFILGNLYFQDGNLSKAEQYYGNAIVKHPDFRRAYKNLGLVQVQQGDFDKAIKTISKALELGEVDGRSYGLLGYGYLTQERYYPAEAAYRQAILMQPEVTDWKVGLARCLLETERYADAIALFDTLLLDEPNNADYWMLQGNAYLGKGEPLAAAKNLEIVRRMGAADLSTLTLLGDIYMNNNSPDLALEAYLAATELANASDSKALLRAAELLTRSGNFDQSKSIIAKIREKLDLPESDELTLLTLEAKIARAEGDDEAAVKLLSQIVERDSLNGDALIELANFYADQGDMAKAINRYEQAEKIEAFEREALVAHAQARVRNGDYKEALPLLRRALKLKSDSNLEDYAQRVEKAARSQG; this is encoded by the coding sequence ATGAACAAGATCACCGCACTTCTCTTCTCCGCAGGCATCACAGCCAGCTCGCTCACAGCCCAATCCACTCCAAATCACCAACTCTGGAGCGACCCAAGTTTTCAAAAAGAATTCCTAGGCAGCTATGGCTTCCTTGCTGGTGCGGAGCCACAAATTTCCGACGAAGAAAAGGAAGCACTACGCAACCTAATCGACCTCATAAAAGCCAGCCCCAAAGCAGCGATTCAAGCCTTAGAACCACAGATCACCCAAAGCAGTAGCGCCGCCTTCGACTTCATCCTTGGCAACCTTTACTTTCAAGATGGCAACCTCTCCAAGGCCGAACAATACTACGGCAACGCCATCGTCAAGCATCCCGACTTCCGCCGTGCCTACAAAAACCTGGGCTTAGTGCAGGTGCAACAGGGTGACTTCGACAAAGCGATCAAAACCATTTCCAAAGCACTCGAACTCGGCGAAGTCGACGGTCGTTCGTATGGACTACTTGGATACGGCTACCTCACACAAGAACGCTACTACCCTGCCGAAGCGGCCTACCGCCAAGCCATCCTGATGCAACCCGAGGTCACCGACTGGAAGGTGGGGCTCGCACGCTGCCTACTGGAAACAGAACGCTACGCCGACGCCATCGCACTCTTTGATACACTCTTACTCGACGAGCCAAACAACGCCGACTATTGGATGCTACAAGGCAACGCATACCTGGGCAAAGGAGAGCCACTTGCAGCCGCCAAAAACCTGGAGATCGTTCGTCGCATGGGGGCTGCCGACTTGAGCACACTCACATTGCTTGGCGATATATACATGAACAACAATTCGCCCGATCTGGCGCTGGAAGCCTATCTAGCCGCCACCGAACTTGCGAATGCCAGCGACAGTAAAGCACTGCTCCGCGCCGCCGAATTACTCACCCGCAGCGGTAACTTCGACCAATCCAAGAGTATCATTGCTAAGATCCGAGAAAAACTGGATCTGCCCGAATCAGACGAACTCACGCTCCTCACACTTGAAGCCAAGATCGCACGCGCCGAGGGTGACGACGAGGCGGCCGTTAAACTACTCTCGCAAATCGTCGAACGCGATTCACTCAATGGCGATGCACTCATCGAACTAGCAAATTTCTACGCAGACCAAGGCGACATGGCCAAAGCCATCAACCGCTACGAACAAGCCGAAAAGATCGAAGCCTTCGAACGCGAAGCACTGGTGGCACACGCACAAGCACGCGTCCGCAATGGCGATTACAAAGAAGCTCTACCTTTACTGCGCCGCGCGCTCAAGCTCAAGTCTGACAGCAATCTCGAAGACTATGCACAACGCGTCGAAAAAGCCGCTCGCAGCCAAGGCTAA
- a CDS encoding energy transducer TonB yields the protein MAKIYNPPQHRKSMTAFGALLGIGISGALFLAIPLTQIFTTYEKSPDEIEALDIATPPPPPPPEDPPPPPEPEQEEPPPELETPPPPISLEQLEMALDPGTGGAMNGDFALPTFDVKSSDLGGLEIFELGDVDSPPQPRTKIEFSYPAAAKRKGITGVVKVEYVVNENGHVEKINIVDSPNKILSKATEEVLQRARFEPAQKSGRAVKVRMRAAIPYR from the coding sequence ATGGCTAAAATTTACAACCCACCACAACATCGCAAAAGCATGACAGCCTTCGGTGCCTTGCTCGGCATCGGAATCAGTGGGGCCCTTTTTCTAGCGATTCCTCTCACGCAGATCTTTACCACGTATGAAAAATCTCCGGATGAGATCGAAGCCCTCGACATAGCGACTCCACCACCGCCTCCACCACCGGAAGACCCGCCCCCGCCTCCAGAGCCAGAGCAGGAAGAGCCTCCCCCCGAGCTCGAGACACCACCTCCCCCCATTTCACTCGAACAACTTGAAATGGCACTCGACCCCGGCACCGGAGGTGCCATGAACGGCGACTTCGCACTACCCACTTTCGATGTTAAAAGCAGCGATCTAGGTGGTCTGGAAATCTTTGAACTAGGCGATGTCGATTCCCCCCCACAGCCACGTACCAAAATCGAATTCAGCTATCCCGCAGCCGCAAAACGCAAGGGCATCACTGGCGTGGTCAAGGTCGAATACGTTGTCAACGAGAACGGACACGTCGAAAAGATCAACATCGTCGACTCTCCTAACAAGATCCTATCCAAAGCCACCGAAGAAGTGCTGCAACGCGCACGCTTCGAACCCGCACAAAAATCCGGCCGCGCCGTAAAAGTCCGAATGCGCGCCGCCATCCCATACCGCTGA
- a CDS encoding TonB-dependent receptor domain-containing protein: MNNKIYTSAVRVLFASLLAAQSALAIKIVVPDQYKDQVEEMKKAERQLRERELQGGDAPSDAKGMSIATSEAPEEAPKVAADEFLVQSVVEASATASEYEGTLAADQGLVSGQIVDKESGEPLSGVAILVEGEDIATVTAEDGRYSLGPVAAGQYTLSLIKGGYIEANVTDFTITGGEVSVFPFALPPRPAEMSDDVYELQDFTVTAEEANNLMMKLELKFDSSRALDVFSSEDFSKFAASDVASAVTRISGVSVNDGKFPSVRGLNDRYTVTTMNGMPVPSPDPFRKSPQFDIFPSSLLESIIVSKTASADLSGESTAANFNLITKQLPEEFFLKGSIGTGFHSGSIKDFRTFDRPDSYLLTDAAGGLKQAPFDEPLGSSDPNFQGSEQLGSKERDAQPNVSFSLSTGNTFEFANGGKLGLVFAGYHKRETSAILDAQNVQGYNFNGADRFVPVTITLPPFLGGGTVDTFENRSIPFGDETTYDHEEYEESVKLGALVGASYELNEDHRFFGNFFLSRTADTVVSRNFNGSNPDEQISEESDLFLLREQLYYVERSLALGQIGGEHKLPTIDLEPEMTWGLQRARTSQDEPDFRDTFVVHRYSDYPDGDIPESVSRDNPAYNVNSGDNLSLSSNSWRYVQEDEDTGRLDFALNPMDTVRVAFGGMARRAERTSEIQTFLEGRGDADPTGTTEAGTGITNANLRNGSRSIRGTSAAIRDIDALYLSTDLEPAEWIKLNFGYRFEDSILSVDSRTILDSSNSLANVFRQYDAARAEIASNPSADSSFYVRAAEADVLNVEDGQRFILGDSIARDLEDRVYLPSANLTLTPTKGMQLKLGYYETLNRPSFREITPDIFVDVGTGDQLGGNPFLQSSTADNYDFRVELYPEQFEFSLPFGEALFHADDMIGVSLFRKEIENPIEFLRPTDRNLDEIPFNNPEGAVAEGIEFEFSKNLGFVPIPYAEFFTFGGNMSFTSAMVGVSDAEKALLGLNVNTDEAQLDDERQLAEQPDRILNFNLTYEHPDYGTRVTLAYNKKSEILEAIGSEQDYDAFRGPTERLDLIVSHAFENGLTLNFSIKNLLDEGYETYFRNRAPDYSSGNISNMENPDEFGQDQPRKSVDTVGRSFSFSVAYDF, encoded by the coding sequence ATGAATAACAAAATTTACACTAGTGCCGTGCGCGTGCTCTTTGCTTCACTGCTGGCCGCGCAGTCAGCTTTAGCGATTAAGATCGTAGTGCCTGATCAATACAAGGATCAGGTCGAGGAAATGAAGAAGGCTGAACGCCAATTGCGTGAGCGTGAGTTGCAAGGAGGGGATGCGCCAAGTGATGCTAAGGGCATGTCGATTGCTACGAGCGAAGCGCCCGAAGAGGCGCCGAAGGTCGCAGCAGATGAGTTCCTGGTACAGTCTGTTGTTGAAGCTTCAGCCACCGCGAGCGAGTATGAAGGTACACTTGCGGCTGATCAGGGCTTGGTTTCCGGCCAGATCGTAGACAAGGAATCCGGGGAGCCACTCTCAGGTGTGGCTATCTTGGTGGAAGGTGAGGATATCGCCACAGTCACTGCGGAGGATGGCCGCTACTCGCTCGGACCTGTTGCGGCGGGGCAGTATACGCTCAGTCTTATTAAGGGTGGATACATTGAGGCGAACGTGACGGATTTTACGATCACTGGTGGTGAGGTGAGTGTGTTCCCCTTCGCCTTGCCTCCACGACCTGCGGAGATGTCGGATGATGTCTATGAGTTGCAGGATTTCACTGTGACGGCTGAAGAGGCGAACAACTTGATGATGAAGCTGGAGCTTAAATTTGACAGTAGCCGTGCGCTAGATGTGTTTAGCAGTGAAGACTTTTCTAAGTTTGCGGCGAGCGATGTGGCTTCAGCTGTGACCCGGATATCAGGTGTTTCCGTTAATGATGGTAAGTTTCCTTCAGTGCGTGGCCTGAATGATCGATATACTGTAACCACAATGAATGGTATGCCAGTGCCAAGTCCTGACCCGTTCCGGAAGTCTCCTCAATTTGATATTTTTCCTTCTTCCTTACTTGAATCAATCATCGTCAGCAAAACGGCGTCAGCAGACCTTTCTGGTGAGTCAACTGCGGCAAATTTCAATCTGATTACCAAACAATTGCCTGAAGAGTTCTTTTTAAAGGGTTCTATTGGTACTGGGTTTCATAGTGGATCTATTAAAGATTTTCGGACTTTTGATCGTCCTGATAGTTATCTGCTTACGGATGCTGCTGGAGGCTTAAAGCAGGCGCCATTTGACGAGCCACTTGGTAGCTCTGATCCGAATTTTCAAGGGTCAGAGCAACTGGGGTCCAAGGAGCGGGACGCACAGCCTAATGTCTCCTTTTCGCTTTCTACGGGAAATACATTCGAATTTGCTAATGGGGGAAAGCTAGGTCTCGTTTTCGCAGGCTATCATAAGCGAGAGACCTCCGCGATTCTCGATGCGCAGAATGTACAAGGTTACAATTTTAATGGTGCTGACCGGTTTGTTCCTGTGACAATAACTTTACCGCCTTTCTTGGGGGGCGGCACTGTCGATACTTTTGAGAACAGATCCATTCCATTTGGGGATGAAACAACTTACGACCACGAGGAATACGAAGAAAGCGTCAAGTTGGGTGCCCTCGTTGGAGCTTCCTATGAGCTTAACGAAGACCATCGTTTCTTTGGTAACTTTTTCCTCAGTCGAACGGCGGATACTGTGGTTTCCCGAAATTTTAACGGTAGCAATCCTGACGAGCAGATCTCAGAAGAGTCAGACCTATTTCTTTTACGTGAACAATTATACTATGTTGAGCGTTCTCTTGCTTTAGGGCAAATTGGTGGTGAGCATAAACTGCCAACCATCGACTTGGAACCAGAGATGACTTGGGGGCTTCAGCGTGCACGCACAAGCCAGGATGAACCTGATTTTCGAGATACTTTCGTTGTTCACCGTTACTCAGACTATCCGGATGGGGATATTCCAGAGTCGGTCAGTCGGGATAATCCGGCTTACAACGTCAACAGCGGCGACAATTTATCGCTCTCTTCAAATTCTTGGCGATATGTGCAGGAAGATGAAGATACTGGTCGCCTTGATTTTGCGCTCAATCCGATGGATACGGTCAGAGTCGCTTTCGGGGGGATGGCGAGGCGCGCAGAACGTACCTCAGAGATTCAGACATTTCTAGAGGGGCGCGGCGATGCTGACCCGACTGGTACTACTGAAGCAGGTACTGGAATCACTAATGCAAATTTGCGTAACGGTAGCCGTTCGATTCGTGGTACTTCGGCGGCGATTCGCGATATAGACGCGCTTTACTTGTCTACTGATCTAGAGCCTGCAGAATGGATAAAGCTTAACTTCGGGTATCGCTTCGAAGACTCTATTCTTTCGGTCGATAGTAGGACGATTTTGGATAGCTCGAATTCTTTGGCGAATGTCTTTCGCCAATATGATGCCGCTCGAGCGGAAATTGCCTCAAATCCTAGTGCAGACAGTTCATTCTACGTCCGTGCTGCCGAGGCTGACGTTCTCAACGTTGAGGACGGGCAACGTTTTATTCTCGGCGACAGCATTGCTCGAGACCTCGAAGATCGAGTTTACTTGCCAAGTGCTAACCTCACTTTGACACCAACTAAAGGTATGCAATTAAAGCTGGGCTACTACGAGACCTTGAATCGCCCATCTTTTCGTGAAATCACCCCGGATATTTTCGTTGATGTAGGCACTGGTGACCAGCTCGGAGGCAATCCATTTTTACAATCTTCGACTGCCGATAATTACGATTTTCGCGTCGAGCTTTATCCTGAGCAGTTCGAATTTTCACTCCCCTTTGGAGAGGCTTTGTTCCATGCCGATGATATGATCGGAGTCAGTCTTTTCCGTAAGGAGATTGAGAATCCCATCGAATTTTTGCGTCCTACTGATCGTAACCTCGATGAGATTCCATTTAATAACCCTGAAGGTGCGGTGGCCGAAGGAATCGAATTTGAATTCAGTAAAAATTTAGGTTTTGTGCCGATTCCCTATGCCGAATTTTTCACTTTTGGCGGGAACATGTCGTTTACTTCTGCGATGGTCGGAGTTTCCGACGCAGAAAAAGCTTTGTTGGGGCTTAACGTCAATACGGACGAGGCTCAGCTTGATGACGAGCGTCAGCTCGCTGAGCAACCTGATCGAATTCTGAATTTTAATCTGACCTATGAGCACCCGGATTACGGCACGCGTGTCACACTTGCTTATAACAAAAAATCCGAAATCTTGGAAGCGATCGGCTCCGAGCAAGATTATGATGCTTTTCGTGGTCCGACAGAACGATTGGATTTAATCGTTAGTCACGCATTCGAAAATGGGCTGACTCTTAATTTTTCGATCAAAAACCTTCTGGATGAAGGTTATGAAACCTATTTCCGTAATCGTGCTCCGGATTACAGTTCAGGAAATATCAGCAATATGGAAAACCCCGATGAGTTTGGGCAGGATCAGCCCCGGAAATCAGTCGATACGGTCGGCCGCTCGTTCTCATTCTCCGTCGCTTATGACTTCTAG